A part of Astatotilapia calliptera chromosome 15, fAstCal1.2, whole genome shotgun sequence genomic DNA contains:
- the LOC113006916 gene encoding acyl-coenzyme A thioesterase 1-like, protein MVQSQIRLKILPSVRSFFDKMVRVKVEGLTPHKPVELRSRLVDDKGVTFKASALYKADESGQVDVFRTPSLGGSYTGVEPMGLFWALAPDAPHTKLMKKDVLSPTRVALEALNGETGEVLASESNERGYMIEGMKRIPLQEGRIRGVLFIPPGNGPFPGIVDLYTFGGGLTEPRSSLLASKGFVVLALAYFRYQDLPKNPKNLDLEYFEEAVTYLRKRQEVKGPGIGVISISHSGALALSMSSFLSGISATVCINACNANTVLPLHYKDIVFPPLPPVMENVKFTESGLVDIRDALPDPTKGKNRASLIPIERATCHFLFAASEDDHNWNSTFFASQAAEILKKHGKKSYEVVTYPKAGHFLDVPYMPYCSSGFHPAVGSVVVFGGEPKAHSEAQLDLWERVQEFFKTHLGNKST, encoded by the exons ATGGTGCAATCACAGATCCGCTTGAAAATTCTCCCTAGTGTTCGCAGCTTCTTTGACAAGATGGTGCGGGTAAAAGTAGAGGGACTCACTCCTCACAAACCAGTGGAGCTGAGGTCCAGACTGGTTGATGACAAAGGTGTCACTTTCAAAGCCTCTGCCCTGTACAAAGCAGATGAAAGTGGTCAGGTGGATGTCTTCCGCACACCCTCTCTGGGTGGTAGTTACACCGGCGTGGAGCCCATGGGTTTGTTTTGGGCCCTGGCACCAGACGCACCACACACTAAACTCATGAAGAAGGATGTGCTCAGCCCAACACGCGTGGCCCTGGAGGCTCTTAATGGAGAGACTGGCGAGGTTTTAGCATCTGAATCTAATGAGAGAGGATACATGATTGAGGGGATGAAGAGAATACCTTTACAAGAGGGCAGAATACGAGGTGTCCTCTTCATACCACCAG GAAATGGCCCATTCCCAGGAATTGTAGATTTGTACACTTTTGGTGGAGGTCTCACTGAACCCAGATCCAGCCTCTTGGCAAGTAAAGGCTTTGTTGTTCTGGCACTGGCTTATTTTCGTTACCAGGATCTCccaaaaaaccctaaaaacctgGATTTGGAATATTTCGAGGAGGCGGTCACATATCTGAGGAAGCGGCAAGAG GTGAAAGGTCCTGGGATTGGCGTCATATCAATCTCTCATAGTGGTGCCTTGGCTTTGAGCATGTCATCTTTTCTCTCTGGGATCTCAGCGACTGTCTGTATTAATGCCTGTAATGCAAACACTGTGCTTCCTTTACACTACAAAGACATTGTATTCCCGCCACTGCCCCCTGTCATGgagaatgtgaaattcacagagtcTGGGCTTGTAGATATACGTGACGCCTTACCAGACCCCACCAAGGGCAAGAACAGGGCGTCTTTGATTCCAATTGAACGAGCCACCTGCCATTTCCTGTTTGCTGCTTCTGAAGATGACCACAACTGGAACAGCACGTTTTTTGCCAGTCAGGCTGCTGAAATTTTGAAAAAGCATGGCAAAAAATCCTACGAGGTTGTTACTTATCCAAAAGCTGGTCACTTTCTGGATGTGCCGTACATGCCTTATTGTTCATCTGGCTTTCATCCAGCTGTAGGGAGTGTTGTGGTGTTTGGTGGGGAGCCAAAAGCCCACTCTGAGGCTCAGCTGGACCTGTGGGAAAGAGTCCAGGAGTTCTTCAAGACCCACTTGGGCAACAAGAGCACTTGA